A region from the Pelobates fuscus isolate aPelFus1 chromosome 1, aPelFus1.pri, whole genome shotgun sequence genome encodes:
- the TASL gene encoding TLR adapter interacting with SLC15A4 on the lysosome, translated as MLSEGHLYRIQSWYEDDMYHERKLSESPNELAGVCGLNYSSVQNSRSRKFLHNFCSGGKHASGVQSVETTQNKMLRDLIHHETENVSFERETSPSLDIFNASSTNKETFLVPSSCKNICRDYNDLHIAGDHVMAMNSMPSNYTCNSSFEFCEGPFLESSQIPPTLESISVVSDDLSKKPSKGDAQCWKGGSMKDKSIIHQEQPLSNSILNEYLERKVIELYKQYIMDCSSPPERIIASELVMNNVQQISMQLSREQNMETNKAKDMVLNYLLRLASEKQSIVISTPDLQISTDQ; from the coding sequence ATGCTGTCTGAAGGACATCTTTACAGGATCCAAAGTTGGTATGAAGATGATATGTATCATGAGAGAAAACTGTCTGAGTCACCAAACGAGCTAGCAGGTGTATGCGGTCTGAACTACTCATCTGTGCAAAACTCAAGAAGCAGGAAATTCTTGCATAATTTTTGCTCTGGAGGAAAGCATGCATCTGGGGTACAGTCTGTGGAAACCACACAAAACAAAATGCTGAGAGATCTGATACACCATGAGACTGAAAATGTTTCATTCGAAAGGGAAACATCACCCTCTTTAGATATTTTCAATGCTTCATCTACCAATAAAGAAACCTTTCTGGTTCCATCTTCTTGTAAAAATATATGCAGAGATTATAATGACTTGCATATAGCTGGAGACCATGTGATGGCTATGAACTCAATGCCTAGCAACTACACTTGCAACAGTAGTTTTGAATTCTGTGAAGGGCCATTTTTAGAGTCATCACAAATCCCCCCAACTCTAGAGTCCATAAGTGTGGTGAGCGATGACTTGTCCAAAAAGCCTTCAAAAGGAGATGCACAATGTTGGAAAGGTGGTAGCATGAAGGACAAAAGCATCATTCACCAGGAACAGCCACTCTCCAATTCAATCCTCAATGAGTACTTGGAGCGAAAAGTCATTGAACTTTACAAACAGTACATCATGGACTGCAGTTCACCACCTGAGCGTATTATAGCATCAGAACTGGTGATGAACAATGTTCAGCAGATCAGCATGCAGCTGTCACGGGAACAAAATATGGAGACCAACAAGGCCAAAGATATGGTCCTCAATTATTTATTGAGATTGGCCAGTGAGAAGCAGTCCATCGTAATCAGCACTCCCGATCTGCAGATCTCAACAGACCAATAA